A window of Synechococcus sp. MEDNS5 contains these coding sequences:
- a CDS encoding proline/glycine betaine ABC transporter permease codes for MTLLAAAHQAGWLGQSVDVIVAWLLANAQGAFDVIKVSVLAVVSFTEMLLESPPAWLLAWGVAAIGLWRVSGGFALFVLLGLNLVLSLQLWNEMIATLALVITASLLALVIGLPLGILSARYRSVWRLVRPCLDLMQTMPAFVYLIPAVMLFSTGAVPSILATLIFSMPPVVRLTQLGLSQVPADLIEAGRSFGCSERQLLWKVQMPSALPTVMTGVNQTIMLALSMVVIASMIGGGGLGDVVLRGIQQLDVGLGFEGGIAVVILAVILDRLSQSFTAREVQPLRQRWRTWMSPWRSS; via the coding sequence ATGACTCTCCTTGCAGCGGCACACCAGGCCGGTTGGCTCGGACAAAGCGTCGATGTCATCGTTGCCTGGCTGCTCGCCAATGCGCAGGGCGCTTTTGATGTGATCAAGGTCTCGGTCCTCGCCGTGGTCTCCTTCACCGAGATGCTTCTGGAAAGTCCTCCGGCCTGGTTGCTCGCCTGGGGTGTGGCCGCGATCGGCCTATGGAGAGTGAGTGGAGGCTTCGCTCTCTTCGTGCTTCTCGGCCTCAACCTTGTGCTCTCCCTCCAGCTCTGGAATGAGATGATCGCCACCCTGGCTCTGGTGATCACGGCCTCGCTGTTGGCTCTCGTGATCGGGTTGCCCCTGGGTATCCTCTCGGCCCGATACCGCTCGGTTTGGCGTCTGGTGAGGCCCTGTCTCGACTTGATGCAGACCATGCCGGCATTCGTTTATCTGATTCCTGCTGTGATGCTGTTCAGCACGGGTGCGGTGCCTTCGATCCTGGCCACCCTGATCTTTTCCATGCCTCCTGTCGTCCGATTGACGCAGCTCGGATTGTCCCAGGTGCCTGCTGATCTGATCGAAGCAGGACGCTCCTTCGGATGCAGTGAACGCCAGCTTCTCTGGAAAGTTCAGATGCCGAGTGCTCTGCCAACGGTGATGACGGGCGTTAATCAAACGATCATGCTGGCTCTGTCCATGGTCGTTATCGCCTCCATGATTGGCGGAGGCGGATTAGGCGATGTGGTGTTGCGTGGCATTCAGCAGCTCGACGTGGGTCTGGGTTTCGAGGGTGGAATCGCTGTTGTGATCCTTGCCGTGATCCTCGACCGTCTCAGTCAGAGCTTCACAGCCCGCGAAGTGCAACCCCTTCGTCAGCGCTGGCGCACGTGGATGTCTCCCTGGAGGTCGTCATGA
- a CDS encoding glycine betaine ABC transporter substrate-binding protein, which yields MSDHNRIRRRAVLLGGLGLAGASMASLVNLSQPSVRKSQVAGAETGGAPQPISASSGFTLRLGWSPWADAEVISLIAQKVIQQAYNIEVERVLADIGIQYASVARGDLDMMLMAWLPLTHRDYWRRVRDRVLDFGSMYSGRLGWVVPDYIPKAELSSIQQLRNPALAARFENRVQGIDPGSGLNQASAEALKSYQLNDLDLVASSSAAMTAVLDQAIRRQQWVIVTSWMPHWMFARYKLRFLEDPKRVFGGIEWIHALGRPSLDLDAPDVADFLTRFHLPDQEMSDLLLKANDRSAEIAVDEYLDTHPARVRYWTTGQIAAG from the coding sequence ATGAGTGATCACAACCGCATCCGTCGACGCGCTGTGTTGCTCGGAGGCCTGGGGCTTGCGGGGGCTTCGATGGCCAGCTTGGTGAATCTCAGTCAACCTTCGGTTCGGAAGTCCCAGGTCGCAGGTGCGGAGACTGGAGGTGCACCGCAGCCCATCTCGGCATCGTCAGGATTTACCCTGCGACTGGGCTGGTCTCCCTGGGCTGATGCCGAGGTCATCAGCCTGATCGCTCAGAAAGTGATTCAGCAGGCTTACAACATCGAGGTGGAGAGAGTTCTCGCCGACATCGGCATTCAATACGCCTCAGTTGCTCGCGGCGATCTCGACATGATGCTCATGGCCTGGTTGCCGCTGACCCATCGTGACTACTGGCGACGGGTACGCGACCGCGTGCTCGATTTCGGGTCCATGTATTCCGGCCGTCTGGGCTGGGTGGTTCCCGACTACATCCCGAAGGCTGAGCTCTCATCGATCCAGCAGTTGCGGAACCCTGCCCTGGCCGCTCGTTTTGAGAACCGTGTTCAGGGGATCGATCCCGGTTCAGGCCTGAATCAGGCGTCTGCAGAGGCGCTCAAGAGCTACCAACTCAATGACCTGGACTTGGTGGCGTCGAGCAGTGCGGCGATGACGGCGGTGCTTGACCAGGCCATTCGCAGGCAGCAGTGGGTGATCGTGACCAGCTGGATGCCGCATTGGATGTTCGCCCGCTACAAGTTGCGTTTTCTCGAAGACCCGAAGCGTGTGTTTGGGGGCATTGAGTGGATTCACGCGCTGGGTCGGCCGAGTCTTGATCTTGATGCTCCCGATGTCGCCGACTTCTTGACCCGTTTCCATCTCCCGGATCAGGAGATGTCGGACCTGCTGCTCAAGGCCAATGATCGATCAGCTGAGATTGCTGTGGATGAGTACCTCGACACCCATCCCGCACGCGTTCGCTACTGGACCACCGGCCAGATCGCCGCTGGGTGA
- a CDS encoding permease, which yields MNAQLELPLLIAEGLWTGWLMFWATLWPLALGFGISGVVQACASRSGMERVMGSHRPGAVVRASALGMLSSSCSYAASAMSKNLFAKGADFITAQVFMLASTNLVIEIGLVLIVLLGWPFAAAEFIGGPIMIVLLAWWGARLFPKRLTQPAQARLQEGSTADKASETAPGMEGLRRKLSTPATWANAAGYTLADITMLRKELLIGFVVAGLLTTVIPDAVWRVVFLQNQGIWTSIQNAFIGPLIAVISFVCSVGNVAMAAALWTGGVSFGGVIAFIFGDLITLPLLLIYRKYYGPKLALRLMVSLWLLMSISGLIVEGLFHAAGWIPSVRTHAGQSLAMGWNSTTWLNLVALAGLLSAWWMARHKERFGGGSGYAVDPVCGMQVEKVNAPATRERAGKRFWFCSDHCAEHFDQSGGTPSTSLVQANLSPSLEANVLGKAQAKDPICGMTVSITASTPHRKQGDTNVWFCSTRCAEAFDHRD from the coding sequence ATGAATGCTCAGCTGGAGCTTCCGCTGCTGATAGCCGAGGGACTCTGGACCGGGTGGCTGATGTTCTGGGCAACGCTCTGGCCGCTTGCCCTTGGCTTTGGGATCTCCGGAGTCGTCCAGGCCTGTGCCAGTCGTTCGGGGATGGAACGCGTCATGGGATCCCACCGGCCTGGAGCTGTCGTGAGGGCATCGGCCTTGGGGATGTTGTCATCGTCCTGCTCGTATGCAGCCTCGGCAATGAGCAAGAACCTCTTTGCCAAGGGTGCTGACTTCATCACCGCACAGGTCTTCATGCTGGCCTCCACCAATCTGGTCATTGAGATTGGCTTGGTACTGATCGTGCTGCTGGGCTGGCCATTTGCAGCAGCTGAGTTCATTGGGGGACCGATCATGATTGTTCTCCTGGCTTGGTGGGGGGCACGGCTTTTTCCCAAACGCCTTACCCAACCAGCACAGGCACGTCTACAGGAAGGTTCAACAGCCGACAAAGCAAGTGAGACTGCACCGGGAATGGAGGGTCTCCGCAGAAAGCTGAGCACTCCAGCGACCTGGGCCAATGCAGCTGGATACACCCTGGCGGACATCACGATGTTGCGCAAAGAGCTGTTGATCGGCTTCGTCGTGGCGGGATTGCTGACCACCGTGATTCCCGATGCGGTCTGGAGGGTGGTGTTTCTTCAGAACCAAGGGATCTGGACCTCGATCCAGAACGCCTTCATAGGACCTTTGATTGCCGTGATCAGCTTCGTCTGCTCCGTGGGCAATGTGGCAATGGCCGCTGCCCTTTGGACTGGTGGTGTCTCCTTTGGAGGCGTAATTGCATTCATCTTCGGTGACCTGATCACCCTGCCGCTGTTGCTGATCTATCGGAAGTACTACGGCCCCAAACTGGCCTTGCGGCTGATGGTCAGCCTGTGGCTGCTGATGTCAATTAGCGGATTGATCGTGGAAGGTCTCTTCCATGCCGCTGGATGGATTCCCAGCGTCCGAACGCACGCTGGGCAGAGCCTGGCCATGGGATGGAACAGCACCACATGGCTCAATCTCGTTGCCCTTGCCGGACTGCTTTCGGCCTGGTGGATGGCCCGCCACAAGGAACGATTTGGAGGGGGTTCCGGATACGCAGTCGATCCAGTGTGCGGCATGCAAGTTGAGAAGGTGAATGCTCCCGCCACGCGCGAACGGGCCGGAAAGCGCTTCTGGTTCTGTTCCGACCACTGCGCCGAACACTTCGACCAAAGCGGTGGCACCCCCTCGACATCACTTGTTCAGGCAAACCTTTCGCCATCTCTTGAAGCCAACGTGCTTGGCAAGGCACAGGCGAAGGATCCCATCTGCGGAATGACGGTTTCCATCACTGCCAGCACACCCCATCGAAAGCAAGGGGACACCAACGTCTGGTTCTGCAGCACCCGCTGCGCAGAAGCCTTTGATCACCGCGACTGA
- a CDS encoding bile acid:sodium symporter family protein: MIELVLSVGLALIMLSLGLSLQPTDFSRALGQPRALMGGAVAQLILLPLVAFALLRLFGLNGDLALGVMILSCCPGGITSNVMTRLSRGDVALSISYTALASLVTAFTLPVVLSLTAPLLLPSQTLELSILPLSLKVFSISTVPVMIGVWIAQQAPGFCKRNRQKAEQLANLLFVLIVAGTLISQWSVFTSNLKTIGPTLLALNLLMLAIGLSLGNLLTMPTEQTTSLSIEAGFQNGTVGIVVGSLLGPDLMQSQLNSFSLPSAVYGVLMTVTIIPFIAWRRSLPSLAASPQAEINC, from the coding sequence TTGATCGAACTCGTTCTGTCCGTCGGCCTGGCTTTGATCATGCTGAGCCTGGGCCTGTCGCTCCAACCGACTGATTTCAGCAGGGCTCTTGGCCAGCCGCGCGCCCTCATGGGCGGAGCAGTGGCTCAGCTCATTCTTCTGCCACTCGTGGCCTTCGCTCTTCTGCGCTTGTTCGGACTGAATGGCGACCTTGCCTTGGGGGTCATGATCCTGAGCTGCTGCCCGGGAGGAATCACCTCCAATGTGATGACAAGACTGTCCCGCGGAGACGTGGCGCTATCGATCTCCTACACAGCGCTGGCAAGCCTGGTGACAGCATTCACCTTGCCGGTGGTTCTCAGCCTCACAGCACCGTTGTTGCTTCCGAGCCAAACCCTCGAGCTATCCATCCTCCCTCTCAGTCTCAAGGTGTTTTCCATCTCCACCGTGCCGGTGATGATCGGGGTATGGATCGCTCAGCAGGCACCTGGCTTCTGCAAACGCAACAGACAAAAGGCGGAACAACTCGCCAATCTGTTGTTTGTGCTGATCGTGGCCGGAACCCTGATCAGCCAATGGTCCGTGTTTACGAGCAACCTGAAGACGATTGGTCCAACCCTTCTGGCGCTGAATCTGCTGATGCTGGCCATCGGACTGAGCCTCGGCAATCTTCTGACGATGCCAACAGAACAGACCACCAGCTTGTCCATCGAAGCGGGATTTCAAAACGGCACCGTGGGCATCGTCGTGGGATCGTTGCTCGGGCCAGACCTGATGCAAAGCCAGCTCAACAGCTTCAGCCTTCCGTCTGCTGTTTACGGCGTGCTGATGACAGTCACCATCATTCCGTTCATTGCCTGGAGACGAAGCCTCCCTTCGCTCGCAGCTTCACCTCAAGCTGAGATCAACTGCTGA
- the psbA gene encoding photosystem II q(b) protein, whose translation MTTTIQQRSGANGWQSFCEWVTSTNNRLYVGWFGVLMIPTLLAATTCFIVAFIAAPPVDIDGIREPVAGSLIYGNNIISGAVVPSSNAIGLHFYPIWEAASLDEWLYNGGPYQLVVFHFLIGIFCYMGREWELSYRLGMRPWICVAYSAPVAAASAVFLVYPFGQGSFSDGMPLGISGTFNFMLVFQAEHNILMHPFHMMGVAGVFGGSLFSAMHGSLVTSSLVRETTESESQNYGYKFGQEEETYNIVAAHGYFGRLIFQYASFNNSRSLHFFLAAWPVVGIWFTALGVSTMAFNLNGFNFNQSILDGQGRVLNTWADVLNRANLGMEVMHERNAHNFPLDLAAAESTPVALQAPAIG comes from the coding sequence ATGACCACCACCATTCAGCAGCGCTCCGGCGCCAATGGCTGGCAGTCCTTCTGCGAGTGGGTCACCTCCACCAACAACCGCCTGTATGTGGGCTGGTTCGGTGTGCTGATGATCCCCACCCTGCTGGCTGCCACCACCTGCTTCATCGTTGCTTTCATCGCAGCGCCCCCCGTCGACATCGACGGCATCCGTGAGCCCGTCGCCGGCTCCCTGATCTATGGCAACAACATCATCTCCGGTGCTGTTGTGCCTTCCTCGAACGCCATCGGCCTTCACTTCTATCCCATCTGGGAAGCTGCCTCCCTCGACGAGTGGCTGTACAACGGCGGTCCTTACCAGCTGGTTGTCTTCCACTTCCTGATCGGCATCTTCTGCTACATGGGCCGCGAGTGGGAACTTTCCTACCGCCTCGGCATGCGCCCCTGGATCTGCGTTGCTTACAGCGCACCTGTGGCTGCTGCCTCCGCCGTGTTCCTGGTGTACCCCTTCGGTCAGGGTTCCTTCTCTGACGGCATGCCCCTGGGCATCTCCGGCACCTTCAACTTCATGCTGGTGTTCCAGGCAGAGCACAACATCCTGATGCACCCCTTCCACATGATGGGCGTCGCAGGTGTGTTCGGTGGCTCCCTGTTCTCCGCCATGCACGGCTCCCTGGTGACCTCCTCCCTGGTGCGTGAAACCACCGAGAGCGAGTCCCAGAACTACGGCTACAAGTTTGGTCAAGAGGAAGAGACCTACAACATCGTGGCTGCCCACGGTTACTTCGGTCGCCTGATCTTCCAATACGCCTCCTTCAATAACAGCCGCAGCCTTCACTTCTTCCTGGCTGCCTGGCCTGTGGTCGGCATCTGGTTCACTGCCCTGGGCGTCAGCACCATGGCTTTCAACCTGAACGGTTTCAACTTCAACCAGTCCATCCTTGATGGTCAGGGCCGCGTCCTGAACACCTGGGCTGATGTGCTGAACCGCGCCAACCTCGGCATGGAAGTGATGCACGAGCGCAACGCTCACAACTTCCCCCTCGACCTGGCAGCTGCTGAGTCCACTCCTGTGGCTCTGCAAGCACCCGCCATCGGCTGA
- a CDS encoding photosystem II high light acclimation radical SAM protein: protein MDDFPQLSALAAPSSAADERVLLVRLPCNPIFPIGPIYLADHLHKCFPGLPQRILDLAALPVLDVHRVLRITIDQFQPTLLVFSWRDIQIYAPVDGRGGNPLQNSFEVFYSRNPVKRLHGALGGLRLMTSHYGELRRNQLLVKQGLRRARRYQPQARAVLGGGAVSVFYEQLGRSLPKGTIVSIGEGEPLLEKLLKGQSLEGERCFVVGAPPRPGLIHEQPESRPKTACDYDYIASIWPQLDWYLEGGDFYVGVQTKRGCPHNCCYCVYTVVEGKQVRLNPVDEVVKEMRQLYDRGVRGFWFTDAQFIPARRYIEDAKELLRAIKAEGLTGIRWAAYIRADNLDPELAQLMVDTGMSYFEIGITSGSQELVRKMRMGYNLRTVLDSCRMLANAGFKDHVSVNYSFNVIDERPETIRQTVAYHRELEAIFGVDRVEPAIFFIGLQPHTHLEQYGFDQGLIKPGYNPMSMMPWTARKLLWNPEPMGSTFGRVCLEAFDSNPSDFGRTVMSLLERDYGASSLNEALRAPVQGRGALANAVS, encoded by the coding sequence ATGGATGATTTCCCGCAGCTGTCAGCGCTCGCAGCCCCGAGCTCAGCCGCCGACGAGCGCGTGTTGTTGGTGCGGCTTCCCTGCAATCCGATCTTTCCGATCGGTCCGATCTACCTGGCAGACCATCTGCACAAGTGCTTCCCAGGTTTGCCCCAGCGCATTCTGGATCTTGCCGCCTTGCCGGTGCTAGACGTTCATCGTGTTCTGCGCATCACGATTGATCAGTTCCAGCCCACGCTGCTGGTGTTCTCCTGGCGAGACATTCAGATCTACGCCCCGGTGGATGGCAGGGGCGGAAATCCTCTTCAGAACTCATTTGAAGTGTTCTATTCGCGGAATCCCGTGAAACGCCTGCACGGTGCTCTGGGTGGTCTGCGCTTGATGACCAGTCACTACGGGGAGCTTCGTCGCAATCAGTTGCTTGTGAAACAGGGGCTGCGTCGGGCGCGTCGCTATCAGCCTCAAGCCAGGGCTGTTCTTGGTGGTGGAGCCGTCAGTGTGTTCTACGAGCAGCTTGGCCGCTCCTTGCCGAAGGGGACCATCGTCTCCATCGGAGAGGGGGAACCTCTTCTTGAAAAGCTATTGAAGGGCCAGAGTCTCGAAGGCGAACGCTGCTTCGTGGTCGGAGCGCCTCCTCGCCCGGGCCTGATCCATGAACAGCCGGAGAGTCGGCCGAAAACGGCTTGCGATTACGACTACATCGCCTCCATCTGGCCCCAACTTGACTGGTATCTCGAGGGCGGCGATTTCTATGTGGGCGTGCAGACCAAGCGGGGCTGCCCCCACAACTGCTGTTACTGCGTTTACACGGTGGTCGAAGGCAAGCAGGTTCGCCTCAATCCTGTGGACGAGGTGGTGAAGGAGATGCGCCAGCTCTATGACCGTGGCGTTAGAGGTTTTTGGTTTACCGACGCCCAGTTCATCCCAGCTCGGCGTTACATCGAAGATGCGAAAGAGTTGCTGCGTGCGATCAAGGCCGAGGGTCTCACTGGCATTCGCTGGGCTGCTTACATCCGTGCCGACAACCTCGACCCCGAGTTGGCCCAGCTCATGGTGGACACGGGCATGAGCTATTTCGAAATCGGCATTACATCAGGTTCCCAGGAGCTCGTTCGCAAAATGCGCATGGGCTACAACCTGCGCACTGTTCTCGACAGTTGCAGAATGCTCGCCAATGCGGGCTTTAAGGATCACGTCTCCGTGAACTATTCGTTCAACGTGATTGATGAGCGCCCCGAGACCATTCGTCAGACCGTGGCTTACCACCGTGAGCTGGAAGCCATCTTCGGCGTTGATCGCGTGGAGCCTGCGATTTTCTTCATCGGCTTGCAACCCCACACCCATCTTGAGCAGTACGGATTCGATCAGGGACTGATCAAGCCTGGCTACAACCCGATGAGCATGATGCCTTGGACGGCACGGAAGCTTCTTTGGAACCCGGAGCCCATGGGCAGCACCTTCGGACGTGTGTGTCTGGAAGCCTTTGACTCCAACCCATCGGATTTCGGGCGAACGGTGATGAGCCTTCTGGAAAGGGATTACGGCGCTTCAAGCCTCAATGAAGCCTTACGGGCTCCGGTTCAGGGGCGCGGCGCTCTTGCTAACGCTGTCAGCTGA
- a CDS encoding CPBP family intramembrane glutamic endopeptidase yields MATVVLIPALYGLGWVLTQPLGLILPETTASRLSLIGTVLSLVLFVLILPSWVRQRWNSRHPWRMLGLRSRRQAPSSGRCLVAGLLQSVALLTLISLPLLLGSWGRWLGELNAADALNALALCFGVGLAEELLFRGWLWGELSQYTGPRTAVVTQALIFSLVHTRFNLGVLPMVGLLVGLTLLGLILAVQRRLNDGSLWGCVGLHGGLVGGWFALQGGLLQISPSAPHWLIGPGGAHPNPLGGLVGIAALTVLLCRQLTALARAPRP; encoded by the coding sequence ATGGCCACCGTTGTTCTGATTCCTGCCCTTTACGGGCTGGGGTGGGTCCTGACGCAGCCTTTGGGGCTCATTCTCCCTGAAACCACGGCATCAAGACTGAGCCTGATCGGCACCGTCTTGAGTCTGGTGCTCTTTGTTCTGATCCTTCCGAGCTGGGTCCGACAACGCTGGAACAGTCGTCATCCCTGGCGGATGCTGGGCTTGCGTAGCCGCAGACAGGCCCCCTCCTCCGGTCGATGCCTTGTCGCGGGCTTACTGCAGTCGGTCGCACTTCTCACCTTGATCAGCTTGCCGCTTCTGCTCGGATCCTGGGGACGCTGGCTTGGTGAACTCAACGCTGCGGATGCTCTCAATGCTCTGGCACTGTGCTTCGGCGTTGGGCTAGCAGAAGAGCTGCTGTTCCGGGGATGGCTTTGGGGAGAACTCTCTCAATACACCGGGCCTCGTACCGCGGTTGTGACCCAGGCATTGATCTTCAGCTTGGTGCATACCCGATTCAATCTCGGCGTTCTTCCCATGGTCGGCCTGCTTGTGGGACTGACCTTGCTCGGCCTGATTCTGGCTGTTCAAAGACGACTCAATGATGGCTCTCTTTGGGGATGCGTCGGCTTGCACGGCGGACTCGTCGGCGGGTGGTTCGCTCTCCAGGGAGGCTTGCTTCAGATCTCGCCAAGCGCACCCCATTGGCTGATCGGACCTGGTGGTGCCCATCCCAACCCCCTGGGAGGCCTGGTGGGAATCGCTGCTCTCACAGTTCTGCTTTGTCGTCAGCTGACAGCGTTAGCAAGAGCGCCGCGCCCCTGA
- the clpS gene encoding ATP-dependent Clp protease adapter ClpS: MAVETPSSTPGGAAVLDKAPERVRKQSPRYKVLLHNDPVNSMEYVVSTLRQVVPQLSEQDAMAVMLEAHNTGVGLVIVCDLEPAEFYCETLKGKGLTSTIEPEN; the protein is encoded by the coding sequence ATGGCCGTGGAGACCCCCAGCAGCACCCCCGGTGGAGCAGCAGTGCTGGACAAAGCCCCTGAGCGCGTGCGCAAGCAATCGCCGCGTTACAAGGTGCTGCTCCACAACGACCCTGTGAACTCCATGGAGTACGTGGTGTCCACTCTCAGGCAGGTGGTGCCGCAGCTGAGCGAACAGGACGCGATGGCGGTCATGCTCGAAGCGCACAACACGGGCGTGGGGTTGGTGATCGTGTGTGATCTCGAGCCGGCTGAGTTCTATTGCGAGACCCTGAAAGGTAAGGGCCTTACCAGCACCATCGAACCGGAAAACTGA
- a CDS encoding LL-diaminopimelate aminotransferase, whose translation MVQVNGNYLKLKAGYLFPEIGRRVKAFSAAHPDAALIRLGIGDVTEPLPQACREAMKTAIDAMGTAEGFHGYGPEQGYGWLREAIATHDFKARGCDISAEEIFVSDGSKCDSSNILDILGEGNRVAVTDPVYPVYVDSNVMAGRTGEAGDEGRYAGLTYLPISADNGFTAQIPTDPVDLIYLCFPNNPTGAVATKEQLKAWVDYARANDALILFDSAYEAFIQDPSLPHSIFEIEGARDCAIEFRSFSKNAGFTGTRCAFTVVPKGLKGKAANGEAVELWSLWNRRQSTKFNGVSYIIQRGAEAVYSEAGQAEVKGLVSFYMDNATIIRRELSAAGLTIYGGEHAPYVWIKTPDGMDSWGFFDHLLHKANVVGTPGSGFGAAGEGYFRLSAFNSRDNVNSAMARIKAL comes from the coding sequence GTGGTTCAGGTCAACGGCAACTACCTCAAACTCAAAGCTGGGTATCTCTTCCCAGAAATTGGCCGCCGCGTGAAGGCCTTCAGTGCCGCCCATCCCGACGCTGCCCTGATCCGCCTCGGTATCGGTGATGTGACAGAGCCACTGCCCCAGGCCTGCCGCGAAGCGATGAAAACCGCCATCGATGCCATGGGAACGGCCGAAGGCTTCCATGGCTACGGCCCCGAGCAGGGCTACGGCTGGCTGCGTGAGGCCATCGCGACCCACGATTTCAAGGCCCGCGGCTGCGACATCAGCGCTGAAGAGATCTTCGTCTCCGACGGATCCAAATGCGACAGCAGCAACATCCTCGACATCCTTGGTGAAGGCAATCGTGTTGCTGTCACCGATCCTGTTTATCCGGTGTACGTCGACAGCAACGTGATGGCCGGCCGCACCGGTGAGGCGGGCGATGAAGGCCGCTACGCGGGGCTGACCTACCTGCCAATTAGCGCCGACAACGGCTTTACGGCCCAGATCCCCACGGATCCGGTTGATCTGATCTATCTGTGCTTCCCTAACAATCCCACCGGGGCCGTTGCCACCAAAGAACAGTTGAAGGCCTGGGTGGATTACGCCCGCGCCAACGATGCTCTGATCCTGTTCGATTCGGCCTACGAGGCCTTCATTCAGGATCCCAGCCTGCCCCATTCGATTTTTGAGATCGAAGGCGCCCGTGATTGCGCCATCGAATTCCGCTCCTTCTCCAAGAATGCTGGTTTCACAGGCACCCGCTGCGCCTTCACCGTCGTTCCGAAGGGGCTGAAAGGCAAGGCTGCCAACGGTGAGGCCGTGGAGCTTTGGAGCTTGTGGAACCGCCGTCAAAGCACCAAGTTCAACGGCGTGAGCTACATCATCCAACGCGGTGCCGAAGCGGTGTATTCCGAAGCCGGCCAGGCCGAGGTGAAGGGTCTCGTGAGCTTTTACATGGACAACGCCACCATCATCCGTCGCGAGCTCAGTGCGGCGGGCCTCACAATTTATGGGGGTGAGCACGCGCCGTACGTGTGGATCAAGACTCCAGACGGCATGGACTCATGGGGCTTCTTCGATCACTTGCTCCACAAAGCCAATGTGGTGGGCACTCCCGGCAGTGGATTCGGTGCCGCAGGCGAGGGCTACTTCCGCCTCTCGGCCTTCAACAGCCGAGACAACGTCAACTCGGCGATGGCCAGGATCAAGGCACTCTGA